The following is a genomic window from Candidatus Nitrosocosmicus arcticus.
CGCCTTTCCTTGCCTTTTCTAGGTCAGCATAGTATGGACTGTTTGGGGAGTAGGTTATAACCATTTCAGCAGATCCGAACTCTAATAGCCAGTCTGCCAGTGGAGGCGTATTATTCATCAACCTTGTGATAGGGATTGTTCCAGCACTTACGAAAATATCTGGAGTTCTAAATCCATCTCTAATCAAGTTTGAAACCTGAACTGATCCTTTACCTTCTCCTACATATGTATGTCCAGTTTGATTTTGAAATGCGGGTCCAATAATATCCTCAAAAATTTTTACAAATGATCCAGCATACATTACAAAGACCTTGTCTTAATTATCAGTTGTAGTTCCTTTTACTGTTAAAAATTCATTACCTATTATGAATACAAAACCAACACTAACGATAACAAAGAATATCAGAATTAGACTTTTCTTATTCATCTTGATGATAAACAAATTATGATTCATTATCTTTCATACCTAAACTGACAATTGTAATAAACCTATTCAGAAGAATTTAGATTATTACAAATAAAAACAGAACCCATTATCGCGTTATATTCTCTTTACAGTAGTATTTTCTTTACTTCATCTCTAATTGTATATAGATATCGTTAATACAATTGGTAGCTGGTTCGGTGGAAATCATGAGGATAATTACATGGGTGAAAAAAAACATTAAATTCTGGACTCAATTAATAATCAATAATGCATCCGTTACAAGTATATGACCAGACAGCCATATTTTGTTGCAAGGGCTAGATGGAGTGATGTCATACCTAATGGTTTTCCATCATCTTACAATTAGTTATAATATTTTAAGAGATTTAGAATCTAAGAAAATTATAAATAATCAGTAATGCCTCAATATTTTTTATAGTAATTGGAACTATGAGTAAATTCAATAAAATAAATCCCAAAAACATAATTCTGTATTGGATGACAATATGGTATTAGAAAATGAACCAGTTAACCAGCCTCAACCACAAGGTAAATTTCCTTCATCTCTAGCCACATCCAAATAACCTTCATTATTTTATTCTACAAAGTTATAGTTTTTTCCAAAAGATATGTCAATATGATAGGTATCATACACAGACAGGGAGGTCAATTCAAAAAACTCCTAAAGGGGTAAGTCTTGGCTCTA
Proteins encoded in this region:
- a CDS encoding substrate-binding domain-containing protein → MYAGSFVKIFEDIIGPAFQNQTGHTYVGEGKGSVQVSNLIRDGFRTPDIFVSAGTIPITRLMNNTPPLADWLLEFGSAEMVITYSPNSPYYADLEKARKGEIPWYDVISQKGFDFGRTDSELDPKGYYTIIAANLANIYYNDSSIKERILGEDRNPKQISQKRP